Below is a window of Nocardia asteroides DNA.
CCGGCACGGTGACGACGATCACCGCCGAACCGGATTCGACCCGGTCACGGGTGTACTCGCCCAGTGCCCGGCCCCCCGACCAATCCCGCAGCTGGGCCATCACATCCGCGCGCACGCCGATCTGCAGCTTGGCTTGTTCGGCCGGGCCGAGCTCCATGCTGCGCACGTCCAGACCGGTCCGCAGATCCTCGTCGGGCCAGCGCAATTCGCTGAACATCTCCGCGTGCAACCGGGGTGTCAGGTACCGGATCCGGTCGCTGGCGGCCAGCAGTTCGGCGGCTTCGCCCAGGTCGGCGCGGTCGACGACGCCGTACAGCGCGGCGCCCTCGCGGGCGGCCGCCGCGGTGAGGGCGTCGAGCACGCCCGTCGCGAGCGGCGCGCCGTCACCGAGGTGCCGGTTGGTCTCCCGGGCGAGGGCGGCGGGATAGTCGGCGGCCAGTTCGGGGTCGGCGCCGTCGTCGAATCGCAGGGTGATCGAGACCGGGTTCGCCCCGCCCAGCGCGATCTCCGAGCGAGTCAGCAAACCCTGGGCCGCCGCCGCCACGCGGGCGTTGTAGAGGGCCGCGCCGAGGGCCAGCGCGCTGCCCCGGAATCGGATATCCATGGCGGAGCTGCGATTCGGATCCACCGCTATGTGAACAAGCTCACCTTCGGTGTGAACCACCCATGGCTGGGAATTCCCACCGGACGGCGCCCGCTCCACGCAGTGCAGGATCCGGGCGATGCGCCCGTGCGGAGCGACCACGTCGAGCTTCGCCGCCTCCGCCGCCGCGCCGGTGTGCCGCGCGGGTTCCGGGCTGGCGAGCCGGTCGAGCTGCTGGTCCAGATCGACCCGGATCCGGCCGGAGGGCAGCGGCTGCTCGAGACCGATCCGGCGCACCGCGGTCGCGATCACCGCCGCGCCGAGCCCGACCTCGCTGCCCAGTTGCGGCCAGGTGGTGACGGTCTCGTCGATCTCGGCGAGGCTGGCCGCCAGGCGCGCCGACAGCTGGGTGGGGTCCATGATCCGCATGACGTGCGGGGCCTTGTCCCTGGTCGACAGGTCGCGCAGCTCGCGGCTGCCCGCGCCGTCGAGCAGGCCGTGGAAGGGCGGCCGGTCCGGCTCGAGATCGAAGCGTTCGACGTCGAACAGGCCGCGGTCGTTCGTTTCCATCAGCACCGGAACCCGGTGTCGCCGTGCGGCTTCGCGGGTCGCGAGCTTCACGTCGAGCGAATCGCACACCTCGACCACGACCGACAGCCCGCGCAGGAACTCGTCCAT
It encodes the following:
- a CDS encoding Rv1355c family protein, which translates into the protein MTRAAVPATTFRPRILNEHDPADAAELAGLRAAAEVVDLRAGMRAELGKLKTAPSADPAEDRWVYYPWRSALVGVVGTEAFRAIRLDRNRNKLTADEQRRLRERAIGVVGQSAGHEIAYLAALEGICGQLRIADFDTVELSNLNRIPGGLFDIGLNKCVVTARRIAELDPYLPVQVYPAGIDENTMDEFLRGLSVVVEVCDSLDVKLATREAARRHRVPVLMETNDRGLFDVERFDLEPDRPPFHGLLDGAGSRELRDLSTRDKAPHVMRIMDPTQLSARLAASLAEIDETVTTWPQLGSEVGLGAAVIATAVRRIGLEQPLPSGRIRVDLDQQLDRLASPEPARHTGAAAEAAKLDVVAPHGRIARILHCVERAPSGGNSQPWVVHTEGELVHIAVDPNRSSAMDIRFRGSALALGAALYNARVAAAAQGLLTRSEIALGGANPVSITLRFDDGADPELAADYPAALARETNRHLGDGAPLATGVLDALTAAAAREGAALYGVVDRADLGEAAELLAASDRIRYLTPRLHAEMFSELRWPDEDLRTGLDVRSMELGPAEQAKLQIGVRADVMAQLRDWSGGRALGEYTRDRVESGSAVIVVTVPAEPVETDLAGYVRAGSAVERVWIAAQKLGLAVQPVSPVFLYARDGNDLHNVSAAFTDTLTSIQKRFSALMRVPGHETVAAVLRLSYAPAPTVRSERLPVLGSGNDR